One segment of Paenibacillus pabuli DNA contains the following:
- the tadA gene encoding tRNA adenosine(34) deaminase TadA, with product MNEHSIPVDLSHLSEEQQHEFWMREAIAEALKAEALGEVPIGAVIVQNNQIIGRGYNLRETTLDSTAHAEMVAIRQASETIGAWRLLDCSLYVTLEPCPMCAGAIVQSRVPRVIFGTADPKAGCAGTLMNLLQEPRFNHRTEVIPDVLQPECSTMLTQFFRRLRKK from the coding sequence ATGAATGAACACTCAATTCCGGTTGATCTTTCGCATCTTTCGGAGGAACAGCAGCACGAGTTCTGGATGCGTGAAGCCATTGCTGAGGCGCTTAAAGCTGAGGCACTTGGAGAAGTCCCGATCGGAGCTGTAATTGTGCAAAACAACCAGATCATCGGACGAGGATATAATTTGCGTGAGACCACTCTTGATTCCACTGCACATGCGGAGATGGTTGCTATTCGTCAGGCAAGCGAAACGATCGGAGCCTGGCGCCTGCTTGATTGCAGCCTATATGTAACCCTGGAGCCTTGCCCTATGTGCGCAGGAGCCATTGTACAGTCCCGAGTGCCCCGCGTTATATTTGGAACTGCTGATCCCAAGGCCGGATGTGCAGGAACCTTGATGAACTTGTTGCAGGAACCCCGGTTCAACCATCGTACCGAGGTAATTCCAGATGTCCTTCAACCTGAATGCTCCACGATGCTGACCCAATTCTTCCGTCGGTTGCGCAAGAAGTAA
- a CDS encoding ATP-binding protein, translating into MSIKTKLSMIMSCSVLVILILNIALSYYTTEENLRQDSETKMVLTAKQIAISVEQNQNSSDYVKRQIGNNLWLASVMAAEELDPDINNITNEELVRLSKKVGVSHISLMEQTEDDIVVTRSSDPREIGLSTKKMTYWYQAFKQLFEKHQVTITQGQKLDHFWSDGFEYSTSSPSDIDIWGYYHDGQRNYIINPFYNNAEVDDYVKISGPDEILNKIREVNPSILEITGINPLTFGSPNMSDDGRDSNYNKLNNRPIRFGTYQYGTADEDHRAVVRAIRTGQNVSFVSETHEQKVLKSFIPIFTPNEASYVISIVMDYKQISSMVSEQLVSHASISLVLLEIVIFGSYLLAGYITRPIQSILGKVNDVADGHFDFRLKVRRKDELGQLANRINAMIRNLGHYTNRLKQMYEENRAVKEHLESIINQTADAIHITDLNGKVLRVNRAFEQLYGWRSREVENRRLKIIPPEAEEEMKQQHAQLIEGLSITSNETVWMKKDGTRVEVSVSTAPVRDELGEITALISVSRDITSRNRMEELLRRSEKLTTVGQLAAGVAHEIRNPLTTLRGFLQLQQETNKLNHRHLDLMLSELDRINLIVGEFLILAKPQAVHFQERDIRFILGDVISLLDSQAHLHGVEFVLNASSDSAMVHCEENQLKQVFINLLKNGMEAMPDGGSIRIRLDHDEELNRVRIEIKDEGIGIPEEMMPKLGEPFFTNKESGTGLGLMVSQRIIQSHKGMMDIKSVMNKGTTVIIDLPATTKQLPESVEEEDQAEDAHTDEEN; encoded by the coding sequence TTGTCTATTAAAACGAAATTATCCATGATTATGTCGTGCTCGGTGCTTGTTATTTTGATTCTGAATATCGCACTGAGTTATTATACTACCGAGGAAAATCTTAGGCAGGACAGTGAAACCAAGATGGTCCTAACGGCCAAACAGATTGCAATTTCTGTCGAACAGAATCAAAATAGTTCGGATTATGTAAAACGCCAGATTGGTAATAATCTATGGCTTGCTTCAGTCATGGCTGCAGAAGAACTCGACCCGGATATTAATAATATCACAAATGAAGAACTTGTACGTTTAAGCAAAAAAGTGGGGGTATCGCATATCTCTCTAATGGAACAAACAGAGGATGATATCGTGGTAACCCGCTCTTCCGATCCACGCGAAATTGGTTTATCCACAAAGAAAATGACCTATTGGTATCAAGCCTTTAAGCAATTGTTCGAAAAACATCAGGTTACCATCACTCAAGGGCAGAAACTGGATCATTTTTGGTCCGATGGTTTCGAGTACTCTACATCCAGTCCATCGGATATTGATATCTGGGGTTACTATCATGATGGGCAGAGGAACTACATAATCAATCCCTTCTATAATAATGCTGAAGTTGATGACTATGTAAAGATCTCTGGTCCTGATGAGATTTTGAACAAAATTCGTGAAGTGAATCCTTCCATCTTGGAGATCACGGGTATCAATCCATTGACTTTTGGCAGTCCAAACATGAGTGACGATGGCAGGGATAGCAACTACAACAAGTTGAATAATAGACCAATTCGTTTTGGTACGTATCAGTATGGTACGGCAGATGAAGATCACCGCGCAGTAGTAAGGGCCATCCGAACCGGGCAGAATGTTTCGTTTGTCAGTGAGACGCATGAGCAAAAGGTGTTAAAAAGTTTCATCCCAATCTTCACTCCAAATGAAGCATCATATGTCATCAGTATTGTCATGGACTATAAACAAATATCCTCCATGGTATCGGAACAATTGGTCAGTCATGCCTCCATATCGCTGGTGCTGCTGGAAATCGTGATCTTTGGCAGCTACTTGTTAGCAGGATATATTACACGTCCTATCCAATCCATTCTGGGCAAAGTGAATGATGTGGCAGATGGACATTTCGACTTCCGCCTAAAAGTGAGAAGGAAGGATGAACTGGGTCAACTGGCCAATCGGATTAATGCCATGATTCGCAATCTGGGCCACTATACCAACCGGTTGAAACAGATGTATGAGGAGAACAGAGCCGTTAAAGAACATCTGGAATCCATCATCAATCAAACCGCCGATGCCATTCATATTACGGATCTAAACGGTAAGGTGTTGCGGGTAAACCGGGCGTTCGAACAACTCTATGGCTGGCGAAGCCGAGAGGTTGAAAACCGCAGGCTGAAGATCATCCCGCCTGAGGCAGAAGAGGAAATGAAGCAGCAGCATGCCCAGCTCATTGAAGGGCTGTCCATTACCTCGAATGAAACTGTATGGATGAAAAAAGATGGCACACGGGTAGAGGTTAGTGTCAGCACTGCGCCCGTGCGAGATGAACTGGGCGAGATTACAGCATTGATTAGTGTGTCGAGGGACATCACTAGCCGCAATCGGATGGAAGAACTTCTTAGACGCTCAGAGAAGCTCACAACGGTGGGTCAACTCGCTGCGGGTGTTGCGCATGAGATCCGTAACCCGCTTACGACACTGCGTGGTTTCCTGCAGCTGCAGCAAGAGACGAATAAACTGAATCATCGTCATCTTGACTTGATGCTGTCGGAACTGGACCGCATTAATCTGATCGTAGGGGAATTCCTGATTTTGGCCAAACCACAGGCCGTTCACTTCCAGGAGCGGGATATCCGCTTCATTCTTGGCGATGTCATCTCACTCCTGGATAGCCAGGCACATCTGCACGGGGTTGAATTTGTATTAAATGCATCATCGGATTCAGCTATGGTACACTGTGAAGAGAATCAGTTAAAGCAAGTGTTCATCAATCTGCTTAAGAATGGTATGGAAGCCATGCCGGACGGAGGCAGCATTCGGATTCGCCTTGACCATGACGAGGAATTAAATCGGGTGCGGATTGAAATTAAGGATGAGGGTATTGGAATTCCGGAAGAGATGATGCCGAAGCTTGGCGAGCCGTTCTTTACCAACAAGGAGTCTGGAACAGGGCTTGGTTTAATGGTCAGTCAGCGCATCATTCAATCACATAAGGGCATGATGGATATTAAAAGCGTCATGAACAAGGGCACGACCGTTATCATCGATCTTCCGGCTACCACCAAACAGCTTCCGGAGAGCGTGGAAGAAGAAGATCAGGCGGAAGATGCACATACAGACGAAGAGAACTAG
- a CDS encoding GNAT family N-acetyltransferase has product MALTLYDTPNGISLRLLTIDDTQAYLDLIQVTRVPYQAVEPLRDDEFYTLHAQTRRLQERLKAAEEGTGYQFGIYTIQDDLLIGQISLNNVSYGVANYADMGYFIHPDYQGGGRMTAAVKLAVAYAFRALKLNRIQAAILPTNAGSQRVLEKNGFQAEGIARKYLKINGSYQDHQIYAVIAEDLSESLQ; this is encoded by the coding sequence ATGGCTTTAACACTGTATGATACTCCGAATGGTATCAGCCTTCGGTTACTCACTATCGATGATACACAAGCGTATCTTGATCTGATCCAGGTTACCCGCGTTCCCTACCAAGCTGTAGAGCCTCTTCGAGATGATGAGTTCTATACACTGCATGCTCAAACAAGACGTCTTCAGGAGCGATTAAAGGCGGCAGAAGAAGGTACTGGTTATCAGTTCGGAATCTATACCATCCAAGACGACCTTCTCATTGGACAAATCAGCCTGAATAACGTCTCCTATGGCGTTGCCAATTATGCCGATATGGGTTACTTTATCCATCCTGACTATCAGGGTGGTGGACGTATGACAGCTGCTGTTAAACTCGCAGTTGCCTATGCTTTCCGTGCTTTGAAGTTGAATCGTATTCAGGCAGCAATCCTACCCACTAATGCCGGTTCTCAGCGTGTACTGGAGAAGAACGGCTTTCAGGCTGAAGGCATTGCCCGTAAATATCTGAAAATCAACGGAAGTTATCAGGATCACCAAATTTATGCTGTGATTGCTGAAGATTTATCTGAATCACTGCAATAA